The Vigna angularis cultivar LongXiaoDou No.4 chromosome 6, ASM1680809v1, whole genome shotgun sequence genome contains the following window.
CGGAGACACATTTACAACAGCGTCATTCAAAACTTTTGTCACCAATTTTGTTATTTCCCGAGCTTGTTTAGAGGATATTCCTTCCTCTTCTAATCTTTTAACCtatatgaaaaaaatcaaacaagcAAATCAAGCTAGTTTAGAATTGCAAATAAGAGGGAAATCCAAAggaaacaaaatagaaaaaaacgGTAAATTATTACCATGGCCAAGGAGTCCACGACAAACAAGTTGTTAGATTTAGATTTCACCGAAAATCTCATTATCCCTGAAACAGGGCATTGGAAAGTCCCTCCGACTAACTCCCTAATCCGTTTCCTAAGAAGAATCGCGGCCATTTCTGATTCCACGAGCAAGCAAAAAAAAGTCGCACAACAAATTTTACAAACAAATCGAACCGTTAACGAAACCACAGATTTATATAGCACTAAGAGAGCACAGAAGTTTGTAAAAGATCACGTTTCTTGTAGGTAAAGATTGATCGAGAGTGGACTGTTACCTCAATCAAGGACAAATGGGAAGAGGAGGAGAGAGAAGCTGCTCGGAGCTATTGAGCGCGCGATTCGGTGACCTTCTGAGCCGCCTCGGCTTGTCGTTTCTCGGAGCGAACTCGAGCGACAGTGGTGATGGCAGCGTCAACCTCTCTCCAAGGTCTCGACTCGTTGGTGGAGCAGTTTGATGAAGGGGGGTTCGTCAACGGTGAGAGAGGCTTTAGAGAAGGTTTCGTCGTCGTTAAAGACGACTTTGGTGGTGAGAAGAAGCTTATGGAGAATTTGAGATTCGATGTAGGGAAGAGAAATTAGGGATTGTGAAGCTGGAAAATGTGATTCTGTAGGGAAAGCGAAAATGTGAGGGCAGTTGTGAGACCCTGGATAATTAGCAAAGCTAATTCTGACACCACACCAATTACGCACGCCACGTCACAcatcagtgcattaaaaacgcaccaaacTCTGCATGCACACacgccacttgtcacgttggaagcGTCCGTTTCAGAGtttggaatgcaggtgtcagtttgggagacgttcgttcaaacgaaCGTGAGTTAACAAAAATCAGATTTTTCGAAAACTCTTTCTCTCACCTAcaccattcatcttcttcctcagaactcaCCCTTTCaacttctccaacttctctctaaaaccagtaaacttctctctacttCAACTCCTCATTTTTCTTCTCCGATTTCAATTTCAGAACCATAGGAACGTTTCTGGAGGCACGAACGTtagtttggaccgaacagaatttgatttttaagCTGGTAAGTTCCTTTCTCTAGAAGTCCGTCCATTAGGGTTTTGTTCGAAACCATACTCTCGGTTCATGCATGAACTGTATCTGAGAATTTTCTGGTTTTGGTGTTTAGATCAAGTGAGAGTGTTGAGTGAAACTGAGGGTAGAAAGCTGTAAGAGACGAACCCAACTTTTGCATTAGGGCgcacactgctatccaggtaagggaagcttatgtgtttaatttatactgtatgaTTATATGATCGGATGTGCAAGTATGAACTGTATGATGTTTGAGCTGTATGGACGACCACTGTTATGGAATCTGGTTTCTGGTTTTGATTGATCTGCATGTTGGTTTGATACGTATGAAAAATGGATGTTTGTTGTGTGAAGGAAATCTGAATGTTGATGTTGAATATGAAGTTACTGGAATGaatgttataaagtttataCATTGAAAATCATATGAGTTATACAGTATAAGTTTAAAtgttgaaatctggaaaattttcaaaggttgaaaaatctgaaattttattcatcCCCTTTGATAAAAgacgctcgtcactgtacggtcttaaaccgttcggtttcccctTAAACTAACTTAGAATgggattccttcatttggaaagaattctgctcgtgaacgagcgtccccatttgaatgtttgagcgttcggccttatgtcgagcgttcgtcttagATAGCGTtaggccttatgtcgagcgttcgtctttgatagcgttcggccttctgtcgagcgttcgtctttgatagcgttcggccttatgtcgagcgttcgtctttgatagcgttcggccttatgtcgagcgttcgtcttagATAGCGTtaggccttatgtcgagcgttcgtctttgatagcgttcggccttctgtcgagcgttcgtctttgatagcgttcggcctcatgtcgagcgttcgtctttgatagcgttcggccttatgtcgagcgttcgtcctaaatatcgttcggcctcatgtcgaacgttcgtccttattcTTAATTCcttaacgaacgtaaatagcgttcgtccaaatatttcaatattcattctcttacgttcgttcaaatactgACATCAGTTCAGTATATACcaaattttacaaagaaaatttctAAGTCTTATTGAGTATTCTTCTTATATTGAATCTGGTCCAAggtaattattttgaaatcttcTAAGTACCAATACATTTCAAATTGAGTCAAGTGCATTTAACTGGTCAAACAGAGAGTCACGTTTGTCCATCCAGTActatatttgaacgttcgtcctactTCTTCaaaggactgaacgttcgttcttttgaactcttaaagttaaagatgaaattgattatgaattatgataaattacagTGCGAACGTTATACCAagtgattttatgattatggaatttgaacgagcgttccaaggaggaacgactctgataTTGTTATATTGAATATGagatttggtaaagtatgactgtggatgagttaagactcgctgtccatcctgatgttccgtgaatactatcttcatgtagaggaagtatgtcatgtgtgggaacggcaggaggtccttagtccataagttaacatgggcgacgtaagaacggacttacctcgagtggcagctgtttggtgtatcccagttactacatcactcgggtgcaaggacgcttgtaactacacagattcatacaatccggacggtcggtctagtattgGTATATTCAtgtgttgattgatgttatatgtatatgtgctgaatgtgtgtttgtttgaatagaaatgttgaagtatgaatttaaattacgtaagcttacccttgcattttccattgtgttgtctgctgtctatgtacgtccgtcttgtcaaaatgcaatgatcatccgttgtgggtgtgagcagatggtggtgcatcccTTGAGCAagtgctggaagaagaaaatttggaagatgcaaatCTGGTTGAGGTAGAAgtcaaggccgagccttagagcgctcgttagaTCAGTGTTGTAAATGGTAGAATAGTTGAACGTGCGGTTAAATGTTTTGTAAAGCCGTTCGTCCTGTTTATCACTGAATTCTATAATTTAACGTACGTTCTTCTGTACTGAAGCCGTTCGGCTTCTTTTAAACCTGTGTTAATCCAAAGACTGTTTATGTTACTGTTAATCGTAATTAATcctgatttatggtaattacggtattttgggatgttacattagtggtatcagagccgttttgttctcttaaggacATTGTagggttatgagtgcactgtgtttttgctgtgtgcttattgtatgtttaatgagttattattatttaactctTGGACATAATTAACGCTCGTTTTTCTCTGTGTCCAGAGAacgaatggcacctagactccctcctcccCCGCAGCCTAACGAACCTGAtgcgtccaacaacgctaggttgttggagacggTGATAGACCGCTTACAGCAGCAGAACACGACCCTCATGGAACAAAACGCCACTCTGATGCAGCAAAACCAAGCTGCTATGCAGAGTCTGGAGGCCTCCCGTGCAAATTCTGAAACCACGCAGAGGCAGTTGATGGAGATACTTGCAGCAACTAGAGGTGCGTCCGGAGCATCCTCTTCAAACGCTGCTCAACCAAATGCtgaatggagcttggagagtttcctccaacaccatccggctAAGTTCAGTGGGAAGGGTCTCCCAGATGAAGCAGATCAATGGTTAAGGGATatagagaaaattttcaatgccAAGAGATGCCCAGACGAGAATAGATTAGCGTACGCGGAGTATCTGTTGACGGGAGAAGCAAGTCATTGGTGGACGAGCGCGAGAGCCATTCTCGCAGACGCACAACAGCCGGTCACTTGGGAAGTGTTTAGGGctaagttttatgaagaatattttccGGACAACGTTCGGTTTGCGAAGGAGGTGGAATTTTTACAACTAGTTCAAGGGGGTATGTCTGTTTCCGAATACACCAATAAGTTCAAGCACCTCGTCAGATTCAATACCATGGCCACGAGTGAAGTATGGCAATGTAGAAAGTTTGAAAACGGATTGCGGAGCAACTTGAAAGTATTGATATCCAGTTTGTGTATCCGAACGTTCCCTGCTATGGTTGAGAGAGCCAAGGTCTTGGAGAGGAACATGGCAGAAGCGGAACGTCAGAAGAGGTCGCAACAAGTGAGTAGAGGACCGATCGTGTCCAGGGGAGGAGCTGTACAGAGGAGACCTCCTTACACTCGTCCAAATCAGTCTTCTCAGACGAGCGGATCTCAAGCAGTAGTTCCTGTCGGATAGTCTGGGCAGGGAGGTGTCGTTTGTTTCCGgtgtggaggaccacattaTAGATCTTCATGCCCTCAGTTGGTGGAAGTCAAGCACTGTAATAGTTGTGGGAGAAACGGACATTCGGATCATGAGTGCAATATGAGTGGGCGTGCGGTGATGAGGCCACCCAATGCTGGAAGGAATCAGGCGAGAGGAGGACGGGCCCAAGCTGTTGGGCGTGTATATGCACTTACTGGGGCGGAAGCAGCGAGTTCAGGTACACTTATCACCAGTACGTGCTTGTTATATGGAATGCAATGTTGTGTattgtttgattcgggggcaacacactccttcatatcgaaggcgtgcgttgataAGTTGGGGATAGCTGAGAGCAAGATGCAttttgatctggtggtgtcaACACCAGCTGCGGGTGAAGTGAGGACGTCTACCATGTGTgttagatgtcctattgaggtaGAAGGACGTAAGTACAAGGTGAATCTCATCTGTTTGCCTCTCAGAGACTTAGAAGTAattctgggaatggattggctaaataccaatcgcattctcatagattgtggaACCAAGAAGTTAATTTttcctgaagaagatgaagaggagtTGAGTGTGGCGCTCGGTCAATTGAGAGAAGACATTATGGAGGGCGCAGCTTGTTTCTTGATCATGACGCATGAAGACCGAGAGAGTACGGATGAgagttttgagcgttcgtccattaaGTGCACTGAAGGACGAACGATTGTGGACGAATTCCAGGATGTCTTTCCAGAAGAGATCCCTGGACTACCTCCTGTGCGTGAGGTTGAATTCACCATTGATCTGGTGACAACAGCAGCCCCTATATCTGTTCAACCGTACCGTATGGCGCCTGCAGAGTTGGTTGAACTCAAAAAtcagattgaagagttgatggaGAAGCAATTCATAAGGCCGAGCGTATCACCCTGGGGAGCGCCTGTGCTcttagtaaagaagaaggatggcagctctcggttatGTATAGATTACAGGCAATtgaacaagctgaccatcaagaacaaatacccgttgccaaggattgatGACTTGTTGGATCAACTGCATGGGGCAACGGTGTTCTCCAAGATTGATTTGCGCTCGGGATATCACCAAATCAGGGTGAAGGAGGACGACATCCAGAAGACTGCTTTCAGGTCGCGttatggacactacgagtatgtagtgatgccatttggAGTAACGAACGCTCCTGCAGTgttcatggattatatgaatcgCATCTTCCGGCCATACCTGGACAAGTTTGTGGTCGTTTttatagatgatattctcatctactctAAGACGAAAGCTGAACatgaagaacacttgagggCAGTGCTGAGCGTGTTGAGGGAAAAGGAGTTGTATGCCAAACTGTCcaagtgtgaattctggatgaaggaggtGCAATTTCTGGGTCATATTGTATCCGCTGGAGGGATCTCGGTAGATCCAGCAAAGGTACGAGCGGTTAGGGATTGGGAACGTCCGCGTTCAGTCACGGAGGTGAGAAGCTTCGTTGGTcttgcgggctactataggcgtttCATTGAAGGGTTTTCTAAGATAGTAACACCGCTGACGCAGCTTACAAGGAAAGACCAGCCGTTCGCTTGGACTGACTTGTGCGAGGAACGTTTccaagagttgaaagtgaagttgacgagcgctcctgTACTAGTCATTCCGGACACGTCCAAGCCCTTTGAAGTGTACTGCGACGCTTCTCATCAAGGGTTGGGTTGTGTGCTCATGCAAGAGAGACGAGCGGTAGCGTACGCGTCTCGTCAGTTGAAGATTCACGAACGCAACtatccaacgcacgacctggaaTTGGCTGCGGTCGTTTTTgcactgaagatttggaggcactacTTATACGGATCTACATTCCAAGTCTacagtgatcacaagagcctcaaatatttatttgatcagaaggagctgaATATGAGGCAAAGACGTTGGTTATAATTCTTGAAGGACTACGAATTTGAGTTGCTCTATCATCCCGGGAAGGCCAATGTAGTGGCGGACGCTCTAAGCAGGAAGTCAGTGCATGTCTCGGTTATGATGGTGAAAGAGTTAAGTTTAGTGGAGAGTttcagagatctaaggttacagttcGAATTAGAACCGAACAGCATCAAGTtctgtaaccttagaatatccaGCAATATATATGATCGTATCAGGATGAAGCAACGCGAGGACGAGGAACTGGTGAAGATTTTAAGTACGCTCGGTTCGGATCAAGCCAAAGAATTCAATACGGGAACTGACGGCCTATTACGATACATGgataggacgtgcgttcctaaTGATGGAGAGCTGAAACGGATGATATTGGAGGAAGCGCATCATagccgtcttagcatacatcccggtatgactaagatgtataaggaTCTTAGGCAGTCgttctggtggcctggaatgaagagtgatgtcgctcgcTTCGTGGCATCTTGCTTGACCTGTCAACGTGCAAAGGCTGAACACCAACGACCAGGCGGATTGCTTCAACAATTGGAGATTcctgaatggaagtgggacagcatttcCATGGACTTTGTGACTCATCTACCACGAACGGTTAGGAATCATGACTCAATCTGGGTGATCGTGGACAGACTAACAAAGAGTGCCCATTTCCTGCCCGTgaacttgaagatgtcaatgaccaACCTAGCCAAGTTGTATATCCAAGAGATCGTTCGCTTACATGGAGTACCGTCGAGCATCATTTCCGATCGAGACACAAGGTTCACTTCGCGGTTTTGGCAGTCCCTTCAAAGCGAGCTCGGTAGTAAGTTACAAATGAGTTCGGCatatcaccctcagacggacggtcagTCTGAACGGACCATCCAGACGTTAGAAGatttactgaggacgtgcgtcctagatcacgtAGGCGCATGGGATGAGATCCTGCCGCTAGTGGAGTTCACGtataacaacagtttccaggcgagcattggaatggcaccgtttgaagcactctatgggaggaaatgtcgaacgccactttgttggttcaAGGAAGGGGGGCACGTACTGACTGGACCTGAGCTTATCCAGCAAACGACCGAGAAAGTCAAGCAAATCCAAGAGAGGTTGAAGACGTCTTTGAGCAGACAGAAGTCGTACGCAGATAAGAGGAGAAGACCGTTGGAATTCGCTGCAGGAGACCATGTGTTCCTTCGACTCAATCCAATTACTGGTGTAGGACgagccgttcgtccaaagaagttATCTCCAAAGTTCATAGGACCGTATCAGATTTTGAAGAAGATAGGACCAGTAGCCTACGAACTTGCCTTGCCTCCTCAACTCTCAAATCTTCATCCTGTTTTCCACGTATCTCAACTCCGAAAGTACATTGCTAATCCTTCTCATGTGTTGGAATTGGAGGACATCCAGTTGTTGCCAGACCGAACGTTGGAGTTACAGCCAGTACGTATTGAAGACGTTCGCACCAAGCTACACAAAGGAAAAGACGTTCATTTAGTGAAGGTGGTGTGGGACGCTAAAACTGGTGACTCAACATGGGAAGTAGAGAGCTCCATGAAGGACTTGTATCCACACCTATTCACGGGTAAGTTctaaattttcgaggacgaaaatttttgtagtgagGGAGAATGTGAGACCCTGGATAATTAGCAAAGCTAATTCTGACACCACACCAATTACGCACGCCACGTCACAcatcagtgcattaaaaacgcaccaaacTCTGCATGCACACacgccacttgtcacgttggaagcGTCCGTTTCAGAGtttggaatgcaggtgtcagtttgggagacgttcgttcaaacgaaCGTGAGTTAACAAAAATCAGATTTTTCGAAAACTCTTTCTCTCACCTAcaccattcatcttcttcctcagaactcaCCCTTTCaacttctccaacttctctctaaaaccagtaaacttctctctacttCAACTCCTCATTTTTCTTCTCCGATTTCAATTTCAGAACCATAGGAACGTTTCTGGAGGCACGAACGTtagtttggaccgaacagaatttgatttttaagCTGGTAAGTTCCTTTCTCTAGAAGTCCGTCCATTAGGGTTTTGTTCGAAACCATACTCTCGGTTCATGCATGAACTGTATCTGAGAATTTTCTGGTTTTGGTGTTTAGATCAAGTGAGAGTGTTGAGTGAAACTGAGGGTAGAAAGCTGTAAGAGACGAACCCAACTTTTGCATTAGGGCgcacactgctatccaggtaagggaagcttatgtgtttaatttatactgtatgaTTATATGATCGGATGTGCAAGTATGAACTGTATGATGTTTGAGCTGTATGGACGACCACTGTTATGGAATCTGGTTTCTGGTTTTGATTGATCTGCATGTTGGTTTGATACGTATGAAAAATGGATGTTTGTTGTGTGAAGGAAATCTGAATGTTGATGTTGAATATGAAGTTACTGGAATGaatgttataaagtttataCATTGAAAATCATATGAGTTATACAGTATAAGTTTAAAtgttgaaatctggaaaattttcaaaggttgaaaaatctgaaattttattcatcCCCTTTGATAAAAgacgctcgtcactgtacggtcttaaaccgttcggtttcccctTAAACTAACTTAGAATgggattccttcatttggaaagaattctgctcgtgaacgagcgtccccatttgaatgtttgagcgttcggccttatgtcgagcgttcgtcttagATAGCGTtaggccttatgtcgagcgttcgtctttgatagcgttcggccttctgtcgagcgttcgtctttgatagcgttcggccttatgtcgagcgttcgtctttgatagcgttcggccttatgtcgagcgttcgtcttagATAGCGTtaggccttatgtcgagcgttcgtctttgatagcgttcggccttctgtcgagcgttcgtctttgatagcgttcggcctcatgtcgagcgttcgtctttgatagcgttcgaccttatgtcgagcgttcgtcctaaatatcgttcggcctcatgtcgaacgttcgtccttattcTTAATTCcttaacgaacgtaaatagcgttcgtccaaatatttcaatattcattctcttacgttcgttcaaatactgACATCAGTTCAGTATATACcaaattttacaaagaaaatttctAAGTCTTATTGAGTATTCTTCTTATATTGAATCTGGTCCAAggtaattattttgaaatcttcTAAGTACCAATACATTTCAAATTGAGTCAAGTGCATTTAACTGGTCAAACAGAGAGTCACGTTTGTCCATCCAGTActatatttgaacgttcgtcctactTCTTCaaaggactgaacgttcgttcttttgaactcttaaagttaaagatgaaattgattatgaattatgataaattacagTGCGAACGTTATACCAagtgattttatgattatggaatttgaacgagcgttccaaggaggaacgactctgataTTGTTATATTGAATATGagatttggtaaagtatgactgtggatgagttaagactcgctgtccatcctgatgttccgtgaatactatcttcatgtagaggaagtatgtcatgtgtgggaacggcaggaggtccttagtccataagttaacatgggcgacgtaagaacggacttacctcgagtggcagctgtttggtgtatcccagttactacatcactcgggtgcaaggacgcttgtaactacacagattcatacaatccggacggtcggtctagtattgGTATATTCAtgtgttgattgatgttatatgtatatgtgctgaatgtgtgtttgtttgaatagaaatgttgaagtatgaatttaaattacgtaagcttacccttgcattttccattgtgttgtctgctgtctatgtacgtccgtcttgtcaaaatgcaatgatcatccgttgtgggtgtgagcagatggtggtgcatcccTTGAGCAagtgctggaagaagaaaatttggaagatgcaaatCTGGTTGAGGTAGAAgtcaaggccgagccttagagcgctcgttagaTCAGTGTTGTAAATGGTAGAATAGTTGAACGTGCGGTTAAATGTTTTGTAAAGCCGTTCGTCCTGTTTATCACTGAATTCTATAATTTAACGTACGTTCTTCTGTACTGAAGCCGTTCGGCTTCTTTTAAACCTGTGTTAATCCAAAGACTGTTTATGTTACTGTTAATCGTAATTAATcctgatttatggtaattacggtattttgggatgttacagcaGTAAAGGGGAAAATTTTGGTTAGAGTGAAAAGAAGTTCGA
Protein-coding sequences here:
- the LOC108341988 gene encoding uncharacterized protein LOC108341988 isoform X1, translating into MAAILLRKRIRELVGGTFQCPVSGIMRFSVKSKSNNLFVVDSLAMVKRLEEEGISSKQAREITKLVTKVLNDAVVNVSPSIEEILEVNMSKFKEEAHKSQEEKFSHMKNKILTEMRNEMKPYYAATEFDTTKYLIGTLVSIGALSLGIFLIWNQ
- the LOC108341988 gene encoding uncharacterized protein LOC108341988 isoform X2; the encoded protein is MAAILLRKRIRELVGGTFQCPVSGIMRFSVKSKSNNLFVVDSLAMVKRLEEEGISSKQAREITKLVTKVLNDAVVNVSPLRRYLKLICLSLKKRRISRRNEMKPYYAATEFDTTKYLIGTLVSIGALSLGIFLIWNQ